The following proteins come from a genomic window of Malus sylvestris chromosome 4, drMalSylv7.2, whole genome shotgun sequence:
- the LOC126619617 gene encoding uncharacterized protein LOC126619617 isoform X3, giving the protein MAARASRSALPEASSPKLNFNFWSIFSYSTPYTTKRQNKVFENTELPRLIKEKSGHSHNHIKNMIFKIYYVRFSG; this is encoded by the exons ATGGCAGCAAGGGCATCTCGCTCCGCGTTGCCGGAGGCCAG TTCACCCAAACTGAATTTCAACTTTTGGTCGATTTTCAGCTATTCCACTCCATACACAACCAAACGGCAGAACAAG GTTTTTGAAAATACTGAGTTGCCCAGGCTGATCAAAGAGAAATCAGGTCATAGTCACAATCATATAAAAAACATGATATTCAAG ATTTATTATGTACGATTCTCTGGTTAG
- the LOC126619617 gene encoding uncharacterized protein LOC126619617 isoform X1 — protein MFSLKNVNHKPRTTTSFSVRQHLLLPPPLYNISPSRLLPPSSSSVGQHLLRSLSWILPTRRLWQQGHLAPRCRRPAIPLHTQPNGRTRESIQRNEHKVFISKCDTKNRKSISCFFNSSKKPGN, from the exons ATGTTCTCTCTCAAAAACGTGAACCACAAACCACGAACAACAACATCCTTCTCCGTTCGACAGcatctcctccttcctcctccgtTGTACAACATCTCGCCCTCCAGGCTCCtccctccttcctcctcctccgtTGGGCAGCATCTCCTCCGCTCTTTATCATGG atccTTCCCACTAGGCGATTATGGCAGCAAGGGCATCTCGCTCCGCGTTGCCGGAGGCCAG CTATTCCACTCCATACACAACCAAACGGCAGAACAAG GGAGTCCATTCAACGCAATGAGCACAAAGTCTTCATCAGTAAGTGTGACACCAAGAACAGAAAGTCCATCTCTTGCTTCTTTAATTCTTCGAAGAAACCGGGAAATTGA
- the LOC126619617 gene encoding uncharacterized protein LOC126619617 isoform X2 encodes MFSLKNVNHKPRTTTSFSVRQHLLLPPPLYNISPSRLLPPSSSSVGQHLLRSLSWILPTRRLWQQGHLAPRCRRPAIPLHTQPNGRTRMTGQPSLNC; translated from the exons ATGTTCTCTCTCAAAAACGTGAACCACAAACCACGAACAACAACATCCTTCTCCGTTCGACAGcatctcctccttcctcctccgtTGTACAACATCTCGCCCTCCAGGCTCCtccctccttcctcctcctccgtTGGGCAGCATCTCCTCCGCTCTTTATCATGG atccTTCCCACTAGGCGATTATGGCAGCAAGGGCATCTCGCTCCGCGTTGCCGGAGGCCAG CTATTCCACTCCATACACAACCAAACGGCAGAACAAG GATGACTGGACAACCTAGTTTGAATTGTTGA
- the LOC126618124 gene encoding uncharacterized protein LOC126618124, with amino-acid sequence MTRSSQPIHEHISDFDGDFERTLRRKKKLQESNPPSPEPELEEQEVEVEEKATAQVGGEEQGIAMDNRTLKELAASGLDNAAPLCIQYPMAAQGKTEEFELKSSLLHHIPKFHGLSMEDPNKHLKEFEVVCSSMTPVTVDGSILKMKAFPFSLMDKAKDWLYELAPGTVTSWESMKRAFLEKFFPTSRIILLRKKISGIQQSQGLLPLERQMLDASAGGALVDKTPRDAKTLIANRALNAQQYEGVGQRDTPRPHHVNEVSSISELQSQMANLTSMLSQLVEGPKRKELQSVVYAPFKDTNLINALN; translated from the exons atgacccgtagctcacaacctATTCATGAGCATATCtccgactttgacggtgattttgagaggactttgagaaggaaaaagaaattgcaagagtctaatcctcctagtcccgagcctgaattagaagagcaagaagttgaggttgaagagaaggccacggcacaagtgggtggagaagagcaaggtatagccatggacaaccgtacgctcaaggagcttgccgcatcgggtttggataatgccgcaccattgtgtatccaatatcccatggctgctcaaggtaaaaccgaagagttcgaattaaagtcaagtttgctccaccacattccaaagttccatgggctgtccatggaggatccgaacaaacatttgaaagaatttgaagtggtgtgctcaagtatgactccggttaccgttgacggaagtattttaaagatgaaggcttttccattctctttaatggacaaagccaaggattggttatacgagttggctcccggtacagttacatcttgggagagtatgaagagggcgtttctggagaagtttttcccaacttctcgcatcattcttcttcgtaaaaaaataagtggaattcagcaaagccaag GTCTTTTACCACTTGAACGACAAATGTTGGATGCTTCCGCGGGAGGAGCTCTAGTGGATAAGACACCTAGGGATGCCAAAACCCTCATTGCGAATCGAGCactcaatgcacaacaatatgaaggtgttgggcaaagagacaccccacggccacatcatgtcaatgaggtaagttctatttctgagttacaatcccaaatggctaaccttacgtctatgttatcgcagttggttgaaggccccaaacgcaaggaactacaatctgtggtgtatgctccattcaaggacaccaatctgatcaatgccctcaattaa